The Candidatus Eisenbacteria bacterium DNA window TCGAGCGATGCCCCACTCACGGCAATTGCCCACAGAACCTCGGCATGCCTGTCCCGCTGGATGATCTGGCTCGTGACCAGCGCCGTCTTGAGGTTAAGTCTTGAAAGCACTCTTTTCTCTATGCCGGGATCCAGATGCGCATAGTTTCCCACTGCGCCGGATATCTTCCCCACTGAGGCAATATCACGGGCCCTGATCATCCTCTCAATGTTCCTCTCATTTTCGCAGTACCAGAGAAGGATCTTAAGCCCGAAGCTTGTCGGCTCCGCATGAACACCGTGGGTCCTTCCAATAATTGGAGTTTTCTTGTACCGCAGGGCGAGTTCCTTGAGGAGACCGGAGATATCACGGAGGTCGGCCAAAATGATCTCGCTTGCCTTTTTGATCTGAAGTGAAAGGGCCGTGTCCATCAAATCAGATGAAGTGAGTCCGAGATGAAGATATCTGGAGTCATCTCCAATAAACCTGGAGATTGCCGAGAGGAATGAGACCACCTCGTGCTTTGAAGTTGCCTCGATGGCAAGAAGATCTTCGGGAACTATCTTTGCCTTTTCCCTGATCCTCGAAGAGGCTCCCTTCGGTATCGTACCTCGAGCTTCGAGTTCCTCGCAGACAAGGAGTTCTATCTCAAGCCACGTCTCGTACTTCTTCTCCTCCTGCCATACGGCTCCCATCTCCGGTCTTGTGTACCGCTCAATCATATTTACCCTCTGCCCAACAGGGTTCGCGACGAGCCTTTCGCTGGCGCCGCTCCGGGATGACCCATCTACGGCTCGCTAGGCGGGGAATCCCTGCCCCTCCCAGCCTCTAAAGGGCTGGGTATCCCCACCTCACTCGCCAAGATGGGTTCCCCATCCCTCTCGCGGAAGCCGGCTCACGGTTCGTCGCCAACACGACTCCGCGTACCATTTCTCCAGCCCGCAGCTGCCGCTCAGTTCTGCTCAGGGGCCTCTTCGAGCACGAGTTTGATTTCTTTCCGCTTCCCGTCGCGTTCGATTTCGAAGAGAAGCGTATCACCGATTTTTTTCCCGAAGATCGAACGGGCGGCGTCTTCACTCGTTCTTGTCTTTTCGCCGTCGACTTTTCTGATGAGGTCCCCGATCTTGAGGCCCGCTCTGTCAGCAGGGCTGCCCCTCTCCAGACTCGAGACAATGAGCCCC harbors:
- the purB gene encoding adenylosuccinate lyase, whose protein sequence is MIERYTRPEMGAVWQEEKKYETWLEIELLVCEELEARGTIPKGASSRIREKAKIVPEDLLAIEATSKHEVVSFLSAISRFIGDDSRYLHLGLTSSDLMDTALSLQIKKASEIILADLRDISGLLKELALRYKKTPIIGRTHGVHAEPTSFGLKILLWYCENERNIERMIRARDIASVGKISGAVGNYAHLDPGIEKRVLSRLNLKTALVTSQIIQRDRHAEVLWAIAVSGASLEKFATEIRNLQRTEILEVEEPFEPGQKGSSAMPHKKNPVHCERICGLARVLRANLLAGLENISLWHERDISHSSVERIIIPDGFILLDYMASLFFEVLRGLQVFPEAMMKNIKKTGGLVFSQRILVELMRKGFPRDKAYEIVQRNALRARDEKRDLKELLQTDSDINKNIGKEELDDLFSTGYFLRNTDAIFERALGSSRR